From Puntigrus tetrazona isolate hp1 chromosome 8, ASM1883169v1, whole genome shotgun sequence, the proteins below share one genomic window:
- the si:dkeyp-82a1.6 gene encoding torsin-1A-interacting protein 2 isoform X2, whose product MDSGDSKKDGPTTRSRSSRQAPTQALSIKQLKRYPIKRTLKMREDEGASRAVNGSKESKSLTKEDEDESPVKKQKLKGKRSGIDEKGDGLNRTDDADMDTGENEDEDEAMSSDEGGELDQESSLTARPGTEDTHPAHVREQKHEYEEVLNRQNPVHLNIKVTEIPKPKAGMHKPVTKYEDDYSTGAPVEYQKRDFRKRINMNNQNPITEKYKYPPGFGGQNTYLKSKPQKSYVYPIIYQTNHKNKELTSLQQRVALKASPASSSSRGWTWYMCKLLLWCVILLLVLGVCGFLAYKKFSLSHLSQTDVVHSKSLEKFDPELSALRILFPSQRPVFWHRSGKHIKRHLEMVNPTEPVSVILTAGLQAERTLGCLARSLAAEYSATHNASILEINGTTKRAQDSDRVKLDIDEELRKAFEGDKPAAVVHHFEELPPGSTLIFYRYCDHENAAYKKVFLVFTVMLSVKEISQTTSLSAVEDMVHDHIKQKFIVSDKSTMFNQMDVDKLSGLWSRISHLILPVAAEEKIEQQGCGV is encoded by the exons atggacTCAGGCGATTCTAAAAAAGATGGACCTACAACTAGGAGTAGAAGCTCCAGACAGGCACCCACGCAAG CTTTATCTATAAAGCAACTAAAAAGATACCCAATAAAAAGAACACTGAAAATGAGGGAAGATGAGGGGGCTTCCAGAGCAGTCAATGGATCCAAGGAGTCCAAAAGTCTCACTAAGGAGGATGAGGATG AATCCCCTGTTAAGAAGCAAAAGCTTAAAGGGAAGAGAAGCGGTATAGATGAGAAAGGTGATGGTTTAAACCGAACAGATGACGCAGATATGGACACGGGTGAGAATGAAGACGAGGACGAAGCAATGAGCTCAGATGAGGGGGGCGAGTTGGACCAGGAGTCTAGCTTGACAG CCCGTCCTGGGACAGAAGACACACATCCTGCCCATGTAAGggaacaaaaacatgaatatgagGAGGTTCTTAACAGACAAAATCCTGTTCATCTAAATATTAAGGTCACTGAGATACCCAAACCCAAAGCAGGAATGCACAAGCCAGTCACAAAATATGAAG ATGACTATAGTACGGGTGCTCCAGTGGAATATCAGAAAAGAGATTTTAGAAAAAGGATTAACATGAACAATCAGAATCCTATAACagagaaatataaat ATCCTCCTGGTTTCGGGGGTCAGAATACATACTTAAAATCTAAACCCCAGAAGAGTTATGTCTACCCTATCATATATCAAACCAACCACAAAAACAAAG aactgaCAAGTTTGCAGCAACGAGTCGCCTTAAAAGCAAGTccagcctcctcctcctctagAG gcTGGACGTGGTACATGTGCAAGCTTCTTCTGTGGTGTGTGATATTATTGCTGGTTTTGGGTGTTTGCGGCTTTTTGGCCTATAAGAAGTTCTCGCTCTCCCATTTGTCTCAAACTGATGTGGTCCATTCTAAATCACTGGAGAAATTTGATCCAGAGTTATCAGCTCTGCGGATTCTTTTTCCAAGCCAGCGCCCTGTGTTCTGGCATAGGAGCGGGAAACATATTAAGCGCCACCTGGAGATGGTCAACCCCACTGAACCGGTCAGCGTAATTCTGACTGCTGGCCTTCAGGCTGAAAGGACATTGGGCTGTCTTGCACGAAGCTTAGCTGCAGAGTACTCTGCTACCCATAACGCTTCCATCTTAGAAATCAACGGGACCACAAAAAGAGCACAAGACAGTGACCGGGTCAAGCTGGATATAGATGAAGAGCTGAGGAAAGCATTTGAAGGTGATAAACCTGCGGCTGTCGTGCACCATTTCGAGGAGCTCCCTCCTGGATCTACGCTCATATTCTATCGTTACTGTGACCACGAAAATGCAGCTTACAAGAAGGTTTTTCTGGTTTTCACCGTGATGCTTTCGGTGAAGGAAATATCCCAGACGACCAGTCTAAGTGCCGTGGAAGACATGGTGCACGACCATATAAAACAGAAGTTTATCGTCTCAGACAAATCTACTATGTTTAATCAAATGGATGTGGATAAACTGAGTGGACTGTGGAGCAGAATTTCTCACCTCATTTTGCCGGTGGCTGCAGAAGAGAAGATTGAACAGCAGGGATGTGGGGTATAA
- the si:dkeyp-82a1.6 gene encoding torsin-1A-interacting protein 2 isoform X1, with translation MDSGDSKKDGPTTRSRSSRQAPTQVAKGTTRDINEDVGIDESEDQDQALSIKQLKRYPIKRTLKMREDEGASRAVNGSKESKSLTKEDEDESPVKKQKLKGKRSGIDEKGDGLNRTDDADMDTGENEDEDEAMSSDEGGELDQESSLTARPGTEDTHPAHVREQKHEYEEVLNRQNPVHLNIKVTEIPKPKAGMHKPVTKYEDDYSTGAPVEYQKRDFRKRINMNNQNPITEKYKYPPGFGGQNTYLKSKPQKSYVYPIIYQTNHKNKELTSLQQRVALKASPASSSSRGWTWYMCKLLLWCVILLLVLGVCGFLAYKKFSLSHLSQTDVVHSKSLEKFDPELSALRILFPSQRPVFWHRSGKHIKRHLEMVNPTEPVSVILTAGLQAERTLGCLARSLAAEYSATHNASILEINGTTKRAQDSDRVKLDIDEELRKAFEGDKPAAVVHHFEELPPGSTLIFYRYCDHENAAYKKVFLVFTVMLSVKEISQTTSLSAVEDMVHDHIKQKFIVSDKSTMFNQMDVDKLSGLWSRISHLILPVAAEEKIEQQGCGV, from the exons atggacTCAGGCGATTCTAAAAAAGATGGACCTACAACTAGGAGTAGAAGCTCCAGACAGGCACCCACGCAAG TTGCTAAAGGGACAACAAGGGATATAAATGAAGATGTGGGGATCGATGAGAGTGAAGACCAGGATCAGG CTTTATCTATAAAGCAACTAAAAAGATACCCAATAAAAAGAACACTGAAAATGAGGGAAGATGAGGGGGCTTCCAGAGCAGTCAATGGATCCAAGGAGTCCAAAAGTCTCACTAAGGAGGATGAGGATG AATCCCCTGTTAAGAAGCAAAAGCTTAAAGGGAAGAGAAGCGGTATAGATGAGAAAGGTGATGGTTTAAACCGAACAGATGACGCAGATATGGACACGGGTGAGAATGAAGACGAGGACGAAGCAATGAGCTCAGATGAGGGGGGCGAGTTGGACCAGGAGTCTAGCTTGACAG CCCGTCCTGGGACAGAAGACACACATCCTGCCCATGTAAGggaacaaaaacatgaatatgagGAGGTTCTTAACAGACAAAATCCTGTTCATCTAAATATTAAGGTCACTGAGATACCCAAACCCAAAGCAGGAATGCACAAGCCAGTCACAAAATATGAAG ATGACTATAGTACGGGTGCTCCAGTGGAATATCAGAAAAGAGATTTTAGAAAAAGGATTAACATGAACAATCAGAATCCTATAACagagaaatataaat ATCCTCCTGGTTTCGGGGGTCAGAATACATACTTAAAATCTAAACCCCAGAAGAGTTATGTCTACCCTATCATATATCAAACCAACCACAAAAACAAAG aactgaCAAGTTTGCAGCAACGAGTCGCCTTAAAAGCAAGTccagcctcctcctcctctagAG gcTGGACGTGGTACATGTGCAAGCTTCTTCTGTGGTGTGTGATATTATTGCTGGTTTTGGGTGTTTGCGGCTTTTTGGCCTATAAGAAGTTCTCGCTCTCCCATTTGTCTCAAACTGATGTGGTCCATTCTAAATCACTGGAGAAATTTGATCCAGAGTTATCAGCTCTGCGGATTCTTTTTCCAAGCCAGCGCCCTGTGTTCTGGCATAGGAGCGGGAAACATATTAAGCGCCACCTGGAGATGGTCAACCCCACTGAACCGGTCAGCGTAATTCTGACTGCTGGCCTTCAGGCTGAAAGGACATTGGGCTGTCTTGCACGAAGCTTAGCTGCAGAGTACTCTGCTACCCATAACGCTTCCATCTTAGAAATCAACGGGACCACAAAAAGAGCACAAGACAGTGACCGGGTCAAGCTGGATATAGATGAAGAGCTGAGGAAAGCATTTGAAGGTGATAAACCTGCGGCTGTCGTGCACCATTTCGAGGAGCTCCCTCCTGGATCTACGCTCATATTCTATCGTTACTGTGACCACGAAAATGCAGCTTACAAGAAGGTTTTTCTGGTTTTCACCGTGATGCTTTCGGTGAAGGAAATATCCCAGACGACCAGTCTAAGTGCCGTGGAAGACATGGTGCACGACCATATAAAACAGAAGTTTATCGTCTCAGACAAATCTACTATGTTTAATCAAATGGATGTGGATAAACTGAGTGGACTGTGGAGCAGAATTTCTCACCTCATTTTGCCGGTGGCTGCAGAAGAGAAGATTGAACAGCAGGGATGTGGGGTATAA